One Methanococcus voltae genomic region harbors:
- a CDS encoding metal-dependent hydrolase, whose amino-acid sequence MNWKGHVTLGIIMGLPFISSPEQIFLVVAGALYPDLDHDVKSEIVNRGLYIAGGFLALLILSYLFKPAFFNLDYFIAAILTALIYAIPYYADHRGLTHTFIAMILGSIALGYIVLKLSILSPIMACIIALIMVTNDKLLAKTISIAVASWIVFYFLIPPALNLQGLSHFAIPIFIGYLSHIVGDCVTPMGCKALYPLKRTLRRPEALIMGAFWLLAVIYVHKFL is encoded by the coding sequence ATGAATTGGAAAGGGCATGTTACATTGGGCATTATTATGGGATTACCATTTATATCATCTCCAGAACAGATTTTTTTAGTTGTTGCAGGTGCTTTATACCCAGATTTAGATCATGATGTAAAATCAGAAATCGTCAATAGGGGGCTATACATTGCAGGGGGCTTTTTAGCATTGTTGATATTAAGCTATTTGTTTAAACCAGCATTTTTTAATCTAGATTACTTTATAGCGGCCATATTAACCGCTTTAATATATGCAATACCATATTATGCAGATCATCGGGGATTAACACATACTTTCATAGCTATGATACTTGGTTCTATAGCCTTAGGATATATCGTACTAAAATTATCGATATTATCTCCGATAATGGCCTGTATTATTGCATTAATTATGGTAACAAACGATAAACTATTAGCGAAAACCATATCTATTGCAGTTGCAAGCTGGATAGTATTTTATTTTTTAATACCTCCAGCTTTAAATTTACAAGGTCTATCCCATTTTGCTATTCCAATATTTATCGGATATTTGTCCCATATCGTTGGCGATTGCGTAACGCCCATGGGTTGTAAAGCACTTTATCCATTGAAACGTACTTTAAGGAGACCTGAAGCCTTAATTATGGGTGCGTTTTGGCTTTTAGCAGTTATATACGTCCATAAATTTTTATAA
- a CDS encoding aldolase, with protein sequence MTGFNSKEPLKLTHKIDIPLDVWEENVKEYISNYNAVTKETGKLFIFAGDQKIEHLNNDFKGDGISIEDSNPDHLFKIAKYGKIGAFATQFGLICRYGRDYPDIDYIVKLNSKTNLVETCQKDPISTLLIDVNEIVEFKKRTGLKIRGIGYTIYLGSEFENIMLSEASRLIHEAHKNGLIAVIWIYPRGKAIRNEKDSNLIAGATGVGACIGADFVKVNYPKSKEPEIDFKDAVASAGRTKVICAGGSSKKPEEFLKILSEQINISGASGCATGRNIHQKSLLDAVALTYAINEIVYNNKIIEDALEFLKPEIKEKIRDEILLKQYESEKIK encoded by the coding sequence ATCACCGGTTTCAACTCAAAAGAGCCTTTAAAGTTAACTCATAAAATAGATATTCCCTTAGATGTATGGGAGGAAAACGTTAAGGAATATATATCAAATTACAACGCCGTAACAAAAGAAACTGGCAAATTATTCATATTTGCAGGAGACCAGAAAATAGAACACTTGAATAACGATTTCAAAGGGGATGGGATATCTATTGAAGATTCAAATCCAGATCATTTGTTTAAAATAGCTAAATACGGTAAAATTGGAGCTTTTGCCACTCAGTTTGGATTGATATGTAGATATGGAAGGGATTATCCAGATATAGACTACATCGTAAAATTAAATTCAAAGACTAATTTAGTAGAAACTTGTCAAAAAGACCCCATTAGTACGTTATTGATTGATGTAAATGAAATAGTGGAATTTAAAAAGAGAACGGGCTTAAAAATAAGGGGAATAGGATATACCATCTATTTGGGAAGTGAATTTGAAAATATTATGTTATCAGAAGCCAGTCGGTTAATTCATGAAGCCCATAAAAATGGATTAATTGCAGTTATATGGATCTACCCTCGAGGTAAAGCCATTAGAAATGAAAAAGACTCGAATTTAATTGCAGGAGCTACGGGAGTAGGGGCTTGCATAGGTGCTGATTTCGTAAAAGTTAATTATCCGAAATCTAAAGAACCAGAAATAGATTTCAAAGATGCAGTAGCTTCTGCAGGTAGAACGAAAGTGATATGTGCGGGGGGATCTAGTAAAAAACCAGAAGAGTTTTTAAAAATCCTTTCTGAGCAAATAAATATTAGTGGGGCGTCAGGTTGTGCCACAGGGCGAAATATTCACCAAAAATCATTATTAGACGCTGTAGCTTTGACATATGCAATTAATGAGATAGTTTACAATAATAAAATTATAGAAGATGCCTTAGAATTCTTAAAACCAGAAATAAAAGAAAAAATAAGAGATGAAATACTTTTAAAACAGTATGAATCTGAAAAAATAAAATAA
- a CDS encoding AIR synthase related protein: protein MDIEGYVRRNLKKGVSEDKIIDVGFKRVLELKDVNEEWAKKFVNAVIEEVKTTEKYKDIEDNDLKYLLGSSTSDVTMGKMGVGSRGQGDFFVHREIARIIGTTNQITEVDSTEQDDAGVVRADAKYVVVAVDGTHSRLSDFPFLAGFHVARAALRDVYVMGADAVALISDVHLADDGDVAKILEYTAGICAVSEAINVPLVAGSTLRVGGDMVLGDRLVSSVAAIGVIDEGKPTARKRAEVGDVILMTKGSGGGTISTTGLYYGDFDAINQTINVDFLKACKGLIKADLLKDIHVMTDVTNGGLRGDAYEISNTANVSLQVEKEKIYNLVDEKVLKMLENLNIDPLGVSIDSLLIIAPKDKVEEIKEHTGAEVIGVVAEGDTSYLIDNGEKIPLIPKFREAAYTPVKKIVGEQKPEDFEDMKSKVAKSCDEAIAKKDFVVKKLKNNIE, encoded by the coding sequence ATGGATATCGAAGGATATGTTAGAAGAAATTTAAAAAAGGGCGTTTCTGAAGATAAGATAATAGATGTGGGTTTTAAACGTGTTTTAGAATTAAAAGACGTAAATGAAGAATGGGCGAAGAAATTTGTCAATGCAGTAATTGAAGAAGTTAAAACAACGGAAAAATACAAAGATATCGAAGATAATGACTTAAAATACCTATTGGGTTCAAGTACTTCCGACGTTACCATGGGTAAAATGGGCGTAGGTAGCAGAGGACAGGGTGATTTCTTTGTACATCGAGAAATAGCTCGTATAATCGGAACTACAAATCAGATAACTGAAGTTGATAGTACTGAGCAAGACGATGCAGGTGTTGTAAGAGCAGATGCAAAATACGTTGTGGTAGCGGTAGATGGTACTCACTCACGATTAAGCGATTTCCCATTTTTGGCTGGTTTCCACGTTGCAAGAGCTGCCTTGAGAGATGTTTATGTTATGGGTGCTGACGCAGTTGCATTAATTAGTGATGTCCATTTAGCAGATGACGGAGATGTTGCAAAAATCTTAGAGTATACTGCAGGTATTTGTGCTGTTTCAGAGGCTATAAACGTACCTTTAGTTGCAGGTAGTACCTTAAGAGTGGGCGGTGACATGGTATTGGGTGACCGTTTGGTAAGTTCAGTAGCTGCAATAGGTGTAATAGATGAAGGAAAGCCAACTGCAAGAAAAAGAGCTGAAGTAGGCGATGTAATATTAATGACTAAAGGTAGTGGTGGCGGTACTATATCTACAACCGGTCTTTATTATGGGGACTTTGATGCTATAAACCAAACTATAAACGTTGATTTCTTGAAAGCTTGCAAAGGATTAATAAAGGCGGATTTATTAAAAGATATTCACGTGATGACTGACGTAACTAACGGTGGTCTTAGAGGAGATGCTTATGAAATCTCTAATACTGCAAACGTATCTTTACAAGTTGAAAAAGAAAAAATTTACAATTTAGTGGATGAAAAAGTATTAAAAATGTTGGAAAATCTTAATATTGACCCATTAGGAGTTTCAATAGACAGCTTGTTAATTATAGCTCCAAAAGATAAGGTTGAAGAAATTAAGGAACACACGGGTGCTGAAGTTATTGGGGTAGTTGCAGAAGGTGATACTAGCTATTTAATCGATAACGGGGAGAAAATACCATTAATACCTAAATTTAGGGAGGCTGCATATACTCCGGTTAAAAAAATAGTTGGAGAGCAAAAACCTGAAGATTTCGAAGACATGAAGTCAAAAGTTGCAAAATCATGTGATGAAGCAATTGCTAAAAAAGACTTTGTTGTAAAAAAATTAAAAAATAATATTGAATAA
- a CDS encoding nascent polypeptide-associated complex protein — protein sequence MFPGGGRMNPRMIKQMQNMMKDMGMDAKDIKALKVTIELDDKLLVFEKPKVQVMDMMGNKTYSITGRAKKVAKTVEKIEDVEVTLDVTKEDIEMVVSQCNVTEEEAKKALEEANGDIAEAILKLSEN from the coding sequence ATGTTCCCAGGTGGCGGAAGAATGAATCCAAGAATGATAAAACAAATGCAAAATATGATGAAAGATATGGGTATGGATGCAAAAGACATTAAAGCTTTAAAAGTCACCATTGAATTAGATGACAAGCTTTTAGTTTTTGAAAAGCCAAAAGTTCAGGTAATGGACATGATGGGTAATAAAACATATTCCATAACCGGTAGGGCTAAAAAAGTTGCTAAAACGGTGGAAAAAATAGAAGATGTTGAAGTAACTTTAGATGTAACAAAAGAAGACATCGAAATGGTAGTTTCACAATGCAATGTTACCGAAGAAGAAGCTAAAAAAGCATTGGAAGAAGCTAACGGAGATATAGCAGAAGCTATATTGAAATTGAGTGAAAATTAA
- the hypD gene encoding hydrogenase formation protein HypD translates to MMDINSKTIIKKAIDKISDFSKEIDRDVKIMHVCGSHEHTICNYGIRDVLPENITVVPGPGCPVCVTTQKEIDEAIYLAEEGYTIATLGDMYRVPGSDKSLMQLQSEGSDVRIVSGIPEAVKIAKTTDKKVVFVAIGFETTAPTTAAELISLKSRYDSLKNSNSDNNLNFYIHNCHRQTPPVMDFLLGGGSKLNLDGFICPGHVSTITGLKPYYTPCEKYHAPMVIAGFEPTDVLMSLVMLLKQIKDGVAKVENEYIRGVREEGNVVAQKMINTVFKDKDVAWRGFPIIKNGGFDLKDEFKQYDIKNIIDMPEIKEKINKGCICSEILRGEKLPTDCKLFGKACDPINPVGSCMVSDEGTCRIFYKYKKLM, encoded by the coding sequence ATGATGGATATTAATAGTAAAACAATAATTAAAAAAGCAATTGATAAAATAAGTGATTTTAGTAAAGAAATAGATAGGGATGTAAAAATTATGCACGTATGTGGTTCCCACGAGCATACAATTTGCAATTACGGAATAAGAGACGTTTTACCGGAAAATATAACTGTTGTACCGGGACCTGGCTGTCCTGTATGCGTTACGACACAAAAAGAAATTGATGAGGCCATATATTTAGCAGAAGAAGGTTATACAATAGCTACGTTGGGTGACATGTATAGGGTTCCAGGTAGCGATAAATCATTGATGCAATTACAATCTGAGGGTTCAGATGTTAGGATTGTATCCGGAATACCCGAAGCTGTGAAAATAGCAAAAACCACTGACAAAAAAGTAGTTTTTGTTGCAATAGGATTTGAAACTACCGCTCCGACGACAGCTGCTGAATTAATATCGCTAAAATCTAGATACGATAGTCTAAAAAATTCAAATTCAGATAACAATCTTAATTTTTACATCCATAATTGTCACAGGCAGACGCCACCAGTGATGGATTTCTTACTAGGCGGGGGCTCCAAACTAAATCTAGATGGGTTTATATGCCCAGGTCACGTCTCTACAATCACAGGATTAAAACCATATTACACACCTTGCGAAAAATATCATGCTCCAATGGTTATTGCAGGTTTTGAGCCTACAGATGTTCTTATGTCACTAGTAATGCTATTAAAACAAATTAAAGATGGCGTTGCAAAAGTAGAAAATGAATACATCAGAGGAGTTAGGGAAGAAGGAAATGTTGTAGCCCAGAAAATGATAAATACAGTATTTAAGGATAAAGATGTAGCTTGGAGAGGATTCCCCATCATCAAAAACGGAGGATTTGATTTAAAAGATGAATTTAAGCAGTACGATATTAAAAACATTATCGATATGCCAGAAATCAAAGAAAAAATAAATAAAGGATGTATATGTAGTGAAATATTGAGGGGTGAAAAGCTACCTACTGATTGCAAACTATTTGGAAAAGCTTGTGACCCAATTAACCCAGTTGGTAGCTGTATGGTATCGGATGAAGGAACTTGTAGAATATTTTATAAGTATAAAAAACTAATGTAA
- a CDS encoding fumarate hydratase produces MSEVSDIVEELFNVSAIYLTDDVKKALENAENIEEKQISKDILKAIIKNNEIAENKKIPLCQDTGVPVVFLKIGTNIDSNNIMEIIDNIKLGVEQATSSVPLRPNVVNPLTRENLKTNTGLGSPFVNFEFDKNLEKEIEITVFPKGAGSENMSALKMLTPAEGINGITKFILDTVVSSGGKPCPPIVLGIGIGGTADLSLKLAKKALLRNLGERNTDKKISKMEEELLEMINSLKIGAMGLGGNTTALDVFIEINGCHTASLPVGICIQCWADRKATAKIKIL; encoded by the coding sequence ATTTCTGAAGTATCAGATATTGTTGAAGAATTATTTAATGTATCAGCAATATATTTAACGGATGATGTTAAAAAAGCACTTGAAAATGCTGAAAATATTGAAGAAAAACAAATATCGAAAGATATTTTAAAGGCAATTATAAAAAATAATGAGATTGCAGAAAATAAAAAAATACCTTTGTGTCAAGATACTGGTGTACCAGTCGTATTTTTAAAAATAGGCACCAATATAGATTCAAATAACATAATGGAAATAATCGATAATATAAAATTGGGTGTAGAACAAGCTACTTCATCAGTCCCTTTAAGACCTAACGTAGTTAATCCATTAACTAGGGAGAATTTAAAGACAAATACGGGTTTAGGTTCTCCATTTGTTAATTTTGAATTTGATAAAAATCTTGAAAAAGAAATAGAAATTACGGTGTTTCCAAAAGGGGCAGGTAGCGAAAATATGAGTGCTTTAAAGATGCTAACTCCTGCGGAAGGAATAAATGGTATAACAAAATTTATATTGGACACTGTTGTATCTTCAGGCGGTAAACCTTGCCCCCCTATCGTTTTAGGGATAGGTATTGGAGGAACTGCTGATTTATCATTAAAATTAGCAAAAAAAGCACTTTTAAGAAATTTGGGGGAAAGGAATACTGATAAAAAAATTTCTAAAATGGAAGAAGAATTATTAGAAATGATAAATTCGTTAAAAATAGGCGCAATGGGTCTCGGAGGAAATACAACTGCGTTGGATGTATTTATTGAAATTAACGGTTGTCACACTGCTTCCTTACCTGTAGGAATCTGTATTCAGTGTTGGGCAGATCGAAAAGCTACTGCAAAAATTAAAATTTTATAA